DNA from Rosa rugosa chromosome 6, drRosRugo1.1, whole genome shotgun sequence:
CTCAATTGATGATGCAGGGTGGAGAAATAGAAAAGGTTATATAAGCTAGAGAGTTGGTTGGAAATGAGTGCCGAAGCTTTGCAAGTTGCTAAGGCGTACCGCCACCTTCTCAAAGCTGTCAAGAACCACGTTGCCAAAGAAGACACTAAGCGGCATTTCAGAGATTATGTAACTGAAGAATTTAGGAACAACGGCAAACTGTCAGATCCCTCTTCCATCCGGCAGAAGATTAAGCTCGCCCGTGATTACACTTATCTTCTCAACAGTGTGCACCATCACAAGGTATTGCTTTTATTCATTGCGATAGAGTAAACTGTGATGTTTCTTTATATTAGGTTGGTTGGTTGGTTGCTCCCATGTAGTGTAACAGATACTGAAgtgttttcttttcaataaaTCAAATTTTAATCTTTTCATTACCAGTATTCTATTTACTCAAAATACAGGAATATGATCTGGGTTTTCAGTTACAGGCATGGAGAATTTAAATCCTCTATTTACATAAAACAATGGTAAATCTAATGAAAACGGTTGGCTACATTTGTGATGGTACAAATTAGTTTTCTCAGGAATCTTATCTATGCTGAGTAACAGTGTGCCAGCGTTTGTCAACTGTGTGACTACTTACTAGCATCTAGTTGTTTCTTTTCCATTAACTTTTGCTATCTAAGAGATTATACATCTACATCAGAAAGTTCTCTTTATCTTCATCAAGCCTCTAATTCTGCAAATGTGTGCAGGACCTATTGTTCTCTTACAACATAGCCATAGACAGATCAGCTGAAATGAAAAGAGTACTTGGAAAGTCGGCTGCAAGTGTTGGTCTTCAACTTCCAGAGGTTTACCAGCCTTGATATTTGGCTAGGTATGCTCTGTTCCATTCTATTTTGGCAGAAAAATATGCCTCCACCCAACTATGTACGCTGGGGAACGAAGTTCTATTCA
Protein-coding regions in this window:
- the LOC133714050 gene encoding uncharacterized protein LOC133714050, encoding MSAEALQVAKAYRHLLKAVKNHVAKEDTKRHFRDYVTEEFRNNGKLSDPSSIRQKIKLARDYTYLLNSVHHHKDLLFSYNIAIDRSAEMKRVLGKSAASVGLQLPEVYQP